One Paenibacillus sp. FSL W8-0186 genomic window carries:
- a CDS encoding helix-turn-helix domain-containing protein, with protein sequence MSMAEYKGKVKNIQDTPFGYTMSIIGGKWKMVIIYLLAENESIRFNELKRQIGAITYRTLSAQLKELETDGLVHREEFPQIPPKVVYSLTPKAKSLLPVLESLCEWGVENQ encoded by the coding sequence ATGAGTATGGCTGAATATAAAGGTAAAGTGAAGAACATTCAAGATACCCCTTTTGGATATACAATGTCTATTATTGGTGGCAAGTGGAAGATGGTTATTATCTATCTTCTAGCTGAAAATGAATCCATTCGATTTAATGAATTAAAAAGGCAGATAGGTGCGATTACGTATCGAACATTAAGTGCTCAATTAAAAGAATTAGAGACCGATGGATTGGTTCATCGTGAAGAATTCCCCCAAATCCCGCCCAAAGTTGTCTATAGTTTAACGCCAAAAGCTAAATCTCTCCTACCTGTCTTGGAAAGTCTGTGTGAGTGGGGAGTAGAAAATCAGTAA